One Solirubrobacter pauli DNA segment encodes these proteins:
- the ndk gene encoding nucleoside-diphosphate kinase — protein MATEKTLILVKPDAFARGLTGEIIARFERKGLKIIAAKHMTVTEDIAKQHYAEHAERPFFGELVSFITSGPIVALVLEGESAIKAARQVIGATNPLEAATGSIRGDFALEIGTNMVHGSDSPESGIREAGIFFPEL, from the coding sequence ATGGCTACTGAAAAGACACTGATCCTGGTCAAGCCGGACGCCTTCGCGCGCGGCCTCACCGGGGAGATCATCGCCCGCTTCGAGCGCAAGGGCCTCAAGATCATCGCCGCCAAGCACATGACGGTGACCGAGGACATCGCCAAGCAGCACTACGCCGAGCATGCTGAGCGCCCGTTCTTCGGCGAGCTCGTGAGCTTCATCACCTCCGGCCCGATCGTTGCGCTCGTGCTCGAGGGCGAGAGCGCCATCAAGGCCGCGCGTCAGGTGATCGGCGCCACGAACCCGCTCGAGGCGGCCACGGGCTCGATCCGCGGCGACTTCGCCCTCGAGATCGGCACGAACATGGTCCACGGCTCCGACTCGCCCGAGTCCGGCATCCGCGAAGCGGGGATCTTTTTCCCGGAGCTCTAG